A window of Clostridia bacterium genomic DNA:
ACAAGTTTATGAGCACCATCAATCAAAGGAATGAATGTTGTTGCACCATTACGATTGATGTATTCATTATACTGTTTTCCGATATAATTGATTTCAATTTGAGATGAAATATCACCGTCAACATCATCAATTGCTGTTGCTGTAGGCAATGTAAATTCTTCACCAGTGTTTACATTAATTGCAGTTGTATCTACAGTGAGAACAGGAGCAACAGTATCTCTAACTCTTACAGCTGTCTTAAGAACTTTATAATTTTTATTGCCTGCTGCATCTGAAATTTCATATACAAAGCGATAGTTTCCTGTTACTGTCGGAGTGTATTTATTTCCTGTCAAAACTACATAATCTTCGCCGTTGATGCTTACTTTTTTAACTATTTTTGCACTTACATCTACTCCATCATCAAACGCAGTTGCTTGAGGCAATGTTATTTCTTCGTTAACAGGTAGTATAGAATTAATAGTACCGTCAACGGTAATAGTAGGTGCAGAGATGTCTGTATCAAAAGATGTTGCGTCTTTATCATAAATTGCAACGCCTTTTATACGCATATGGTCATCATCAAATTTTCCGTCAGCGGTCTTTCCATTGTTGTATGAGCCAAATGATAACCAGCCTGCGCCTGTTTCGTTATATAGATCTTCAAATATATCTGCTTGCAAAACGCCTTTGTCAGTTGATACTCCGCTTACAACTTTGTAGATAAAGTCAGGTTCATTGTCAGGAGTTTGATCAATCCAGCCTTGCAGCAAAATTGCAGCGTTAGGATCAGATGCGCTTTCACCTTGGTTCAACCATTGGAAATACAATGTATGATCCTGACCGTCGATTATTCTCTTTGATGTTGCTTTTACTTGAGAAAATTCTCTATCAGGTTGAGAACTAATACGAGGGCTTATTGATCCACCGCTTATTCTTAGATACAAATAAGGAGGCCATGCGCCTGTTTCTGTATTAGGCAATGTATTTCTGTCCTTGCTTCCTCTTCCGATAAAGTCATAGAACATCTGACCGCCGATTGAAGGAGCAGGATCTGCGTTGAAATTAACTGCTACAATCTGCTCATAAATCTTAACAACATTAAGGCTTGCAGAAAGTGCTTGGTCCATATTAGGATCAGATACAGATATATGTCCGATTACTAATTCACCAAATTCGTTAAATCCAGGCATACCAACGCGGCCGTCATATACCACATTTTTACGGTCCAACAACAAGTTCTTAGAAGAGTCAAATTGTCCAACACTTAAATTAAATGACACAGGTTGAGCCTCATTTTTTGCACCGTCTTGCAATGTATATTCTACTATATATTCACCAACTGGCAATCTTACTGTTTTAACTGTGCTAGCATTTGAATAATTAGCAAGACGATTTCCTTTTTCGCCATTGTTGTTATAATATACTCCTATCTCAATATTAGAACTGATATCTATATCTCCAGGAGCGTCAATACCTCTTGCAGAAGGCAATACAATGTCTTCAGCTGCTTTTGCCTTTAGACCTTGGGTCAAATCAATAGCAGGTGTAACTGAATCGGTATTAATACTCAAAGTAGGTGCTTCTTTATCCAATGAAGCATTAAATACACCTCTAATTTCTCCCCTGTTACCAGCAGCATCTTTTACAAAATATATAATTTCATATTTTGTAAGTGTATCACTGTTAGGTGTGAATTTTTGAACCTCTGTTGCGTTCTTTTCATATATCAATTCTTTATTGATAGTAACACCGTCAGCCTTGAATTGGACTACAGTAACTTTTACTTTACTGCTTATATCACCGTCAACATTATCTGTTGCGGTTGCTGTCGGAAGGCTAACTTCACGACCCACTACTCCGCTTTGAGGCAATGAACTGCTAAGAGTAATTACTGGAGCAGTAGTGTCAGCAACGGGTTTGGGAGTTTTGTCTTTACAGCCTACCAAACTAAAGACCATAATTCCTGCCAAAACCATTGCAGTCAATTTTCTTCTCATATATTTCCTCCTTATATTATTTTTTTCACTTAAGAATTAGTGAAAAGTTTTTACCATTGTTCATCAAAAGTAAGCACTGATACATTAGTGTCTTTAAGCTTAATTTCTTTTGTTTGTCCAGCATCCATTGAAAAGTAATTATCGCTTATTAATTCATCAGTATCTATAAAGACATAGCTTACATAACTTATTGCTTTGATTACAATTTTGTCTTTTGTCCTTGAAACTTCTATCTTGCCTGGATATAATTTTTCATATTTATAAGGATCAAATGTCTCTATCAAATCTTCATATTTAGCATAATAATAATTGCCTTTTTCACATAACGGAAGCTCTTTTTTAAAGATGTTTTTTCCGCCTAAAACTTCAAGACATTCTTTCTTAACTACTTTACCTTCATATGTTTTGATTCCAAATTCGACAACACCCTTAATTTCGTGCAAATCATCTATTACGTTAAGATCAATATGATCTTTTGATCTTACAAAGCATACTCTCTTGGAATTATAAGCACGTTTTTGAGCATAAAATGCCGGCTTTGGACTCATATAATAATCAATTACTTCCCATGTTCCATGCGGCCAAATATCGTTGTACATCCAATTCAAAACGCCATTGCATCTTCCGTTTATTCTGCAATAATCTATGCCGGCTTGCAATAGCTCTGCTTGAGCTAATGAACTCTTTTTTGCAAAATCTCTTGCATCCAAAGGCGCCGAAAACAATTCTGTGGCAAATTTTAATTCTCTATCCATAAACTCCGGCGCAACATCTGCATAAGGATTGGACATAAATCTTTCTCTATATATCTTATCGTCTAATCCTTGCCGCTCTTTGGGTATGAATTTATTTAAACTCTTATAGCTGCAGCAGCCGATTTCAGCAAATTCAGATAAAAAGTTGCAATTTAGTTCAGAAAAATTCTCATAAAATGTTTTGATATTGTTTTTTGCCAGACATTGTTCGCCGATATTTCTATGGCAATCGCCGCTCCTTCTATCATTGTCCGTTTCAAATACGCTAGTGGGACTTACATTTCCATAAGGTCTTGTTCCATCTATATAGTTGCAAATACCCCTAAGAACTTCTCTTTGAAAATGGTTGCCGTATTGAGGATAAGCAGGCGCGAAACAACCCGTCTTCTCATTTCCTCCACACCAATACACTATACAGGGATGATTCATAAGTCTTTGAACCTGAAATTGAGCTTCTTCTTTAATTATATTTAGAAATTCTGGTATATCATCAGGAATATCCTGGCAAGCAAACATAAAATCCTGCCATATCATTATTCCTGCTTCATCACATGCCCGATAAAAATCATCACTTTCGTATAGACCGCCGCCCCAAACTCTTAACATATTATAATTGGCATTTTTTGCTGCAAAAACCAAGTTCCTGTATTTTTCTTTTGTTATGCAGCCGGTCATAATATCTGCCGGTACCCAGTTGCTGCCTCGTGCAAAAATACGTTTATTATTAATCAAAAAGCAAAAATCTGTGTTTTCACTATCAATAGCGTCTTCGCAAAGAGACACTTCACGAATACCAAAATATGATTGATAGGAATTTAAAGTCTGATTGTCTTTCTTAATTTCAACACAATAATCATATAAGAATTGTTCGCCATAACCATTGGGCCACCACAACTTAGGATTATCAATGGTAAGATTGATTTGCGCTACATTTCCAGATGTTTTTGCCGTAACAGTCTTATCATCTGTTTTAACGACTATTTCATAATCATTGACTGATTTAGACAGCTTAACTAAAAATCTTATATCTCCATTAATTTTTGTAAAAACACTAACGGATTTTATATATATACTGTGTTTTGCTTCTAAATAAACATCTCTAAAAATTCCATAACCTACAAAATCAGGCGCCCAATCCCATCCAAAATGGCATTGCGCTTTTCTCAAAAAGATACGGTTTTTATTAAAAATGCTGCCGTATTTTTTATTATCATGTTTATTTATTTCTTGACTAGCAGGAAACAAAGTGACTGAAATTTCGTTTTCGCCCAATTTCAAAATTGGTTTTATGTCATACCTGTATTCTAAAAACATGCTTGATGTTTTTAATATTTTTGTTCCATTAATTTTAATATCAGCAAAGGTATCTATACCTTTCAATACCAATTCAACAATATCGTATGACAATAATTCTTTATCAACATTAAAAGTTCTGGAATACTTATAGCTCTGATCTTGATATTTTTTTATGTTCTTGTAATTATCTCCATAATAAGGATCAGGAATAATTCCGGCAGCAAACAAATCTGCGGTAACATCTCCTGGAACTTTTCCTTTGATGTCTATATTATCGCTTAAAACTTTCCATTCTCCATTAAGATTAAGTATCATTTTCTACTCCAACGCTATCTATTTTTTTCTAATACAATGCAGATATTACAGCACCATAATCCCCAATTTTTTCGCCCAACTTAGAAGGCACGACCTTACATTTTGCTATTGCCATAGGAAGCGCTTCTCTTTTGAGATGTTCCCACATGCTGTCATCAATAAACTTATGACATCTAGCATAAACGCCGCCTGCAACAATTACTTGAGGATTAATAATGTCAACCAATATTGCAAGTCCCTTTCCAAAATACTCGCCGCTTATTCTAAATATCATTTTTGCGTCTTCATCGCCTTCTTCTGCAAGTTGTGCAAGTTTTTGAGTTGTAATTTCATTTAATTCTTTCTCGTCTTTTGCGTATGATACACCTTTTCCGCTTGCAATCTGTTGTTTACCTATTTCGATTGCTAGATTGCGAATACCTGCTCCAGAACAAAAGCCTTCCATAGATCCATATTTTCCGTATGCATATGGCCCTGTTTCGCTCATTCTGATATGTCCAACTTCACCCGCTGTTCCTGTTGTTCCATTATATATGTTTCCATTTAACAGCAGCCCTGCGCCAAGTCCTGTTCCGAAAGTTAAGAAAATCATATTATGACAGCCTACTCCAGCACCAAAACGCCATTCTGCAAGACAACAAGCGTTTGCGTCATTTTTAAGTTTGGGCTTTATCTTTAAAGAAATCTTATCTTGAATAAAATCGCATATCGGAAAGTTTTCCCAGCCACGAAGATTAGGCGGATTTATTATCAATCCTGAATCCTCATCTAAAGGTCCGCCGCAGCTAATGCCAGTTTTTAAAGTATTTACATCAATCTGCTCTTTTTCTATCCATATCATTGCTTCAGATATCAAACTTTGTAAAGTTGTTTGAGGTTCAGGCAATGTTTTTACTTCTTTTCTATACAAAAAGCTGATATCTTCTTTATCAAATTCAGCCAAAACGCATGCGCATTTGGTTCCGCCAATATCAAATCCCAATACTTTCATATAACACCCTTAACCAAATATTTCATTTTCCAATACAAGACATATAGCATGATAAAGCTTAATATGTTCTTCTTGTATAAGGTGAGTTTCATCTGATTTGACAATCAGAGACACTTCGGCAATATCTTTGCATATTCCGCCGTCTTTACCTGAAAGCAAAATCGTATGGGCTTTTTTGGCACATGCTACGTAAAAACCGTTATATA
This region includes:
- a CDS encoding sugar-binding domain-containing protein: MILNLNGEWKVLSDNIDIKGKVPGDVTADLFAAGIIPDPYYGDNYKNIKKYQDQSYKYSRTFNVDKELLSYDIVELVLKGIDTFADIKINGTKILKTSSMFLEYRYDIKPILKLGENEISVTLFPASQEINKHDNKKYGSIFNKNRIFLRKAQCHFGWDWAPDFVGYGIFRDVYLEAKHSIYIKSVSVFTKINGDIRFLVKLSKSVNDYEIVVKTDDKTVTAKTSGNVAQINLTIDNPKLWWPNGYGEQFLYDYCVEIKKDNQTLNSYQSYFGIREVSLCEDAIDSENTDFCFLINNKRIFARGSNWVPADIMTGCITKEKYRNLVFAAKNANYNMLRVWGGGLYESDDFYRACDEAGIMIWQDFMFACQDIPDDIPEFLNIIKEEAQFQVQRLMNHPCIVYWCGGNEKTGCFAPAYPQYGNHFQREVLRGICNYIDGTRPYGNVSPTSVFETDNDRRSGDCHRNIGEQCLAKNNIKTFYENFSELNCNFLSEFAEIGCCSYKSLNKFIPKERQGLDDKIYRERFMSNPYADVAPEFMDRELKFATELFSAPLDARDFAKKSSLAQAELLQAGIDYCRINGRCNGVLNWMYNDIWPHGTWEVIDYYMSPKPAFYAQKRAYNSKRVCFVRSKDHIDLNVIDDLHEIKGVVEFGIKTYEGKVVKKECLEVLGGKNIFKKELPLCEKGNYYYAKYEDLIETFDPYKYEKLYPGKIEVSRTKDKIVIKAISYVSYVFIDTDELISDNYFSMDAGQTKEIKLKDTNVSVLTFDEQW
- a CDS encoding ROK family protein; the protein is MKVLGFDIGGTKCACVLAEFDKEDISFLYRKEVKTLPEPQTTLQSLISEAMIWIEKEQIDVNTLKTGISCGGPLDEDSGLIINPPNLRGWENFPICDFIQDKISLKIKPKLKNDANACCLAEWRFGAGVGCHNMIFLTFGTGLGAGLLLNGNIYNGTTGTAGEVGHIRMSETGPYAYGKYGSMEGFCSGAGIRNLAIEIGKQQIASGKGVSYAKDEKELNEITTQKLAQLAEEGDEDAKMIFRISGEYFGKGLAILVDIINPQVIVAGGVYARCHKFIDDSMWEHLKREALPMAIAKCKVVPSKLGEKIGDYGAVISALY